A portion of the Segatella copri DSM 18205 genome contains these proteins:
- a CDS encoding AbgT family transporter, which translates to MYKKVLAYLALSLGIAEVVVILVSWLLTAAMPESFTHSLTSPEGIRWFTGHFVDHLTSVWLVWLVLISITIGVVKQSRVLHFDHTQYRQRTALRLMLIELCISAGIMLALTLLPHAILLNAVGTLFPGPFTHSLIPYICFSVMVMSMSYGIMSESIKGISQVYDAMNQGIRLLSPCFLFYILVMQLYTSILYVME; encoded by the coding sequence ATGTATAAGAAAGTATTGGCCTATCTGGCATTATCGTTGGGAATAGCCGAAGTAGTGGTGATTCTGGTTTCGTGGCTGCTTACAGCTGCGATGCCCGAGTCGTTCACCCATTCGCTTACCAGCCCCGAGGGCATCCGCTGGTTTACGGGCCATTTTGTAGACCATCTCACCTCAGTATGGCTCGTATGGCTGGTGCTCATCAGCATCACCATCGGGGTGGTAAAGCAGAGTAGGGTGCTCCATTTCGACCATACCCAGTATCGCCAGCGCACGGCCTTGCGCCTGATGCTCATCGAGTTATGCATCTCTGCAGGTATCATGCTGGCGCTCACCCTCTTGCCCCATGCCATTCTGCTGAATGCCGTAGGAACCCTCTTTCCGGGTCCGTTCACGCATAGTCTCATTCCGTACATCTGTTTCTCGGTCATGGTGATGAGCATGAGTTACGGCATCATGAGCGAGAGCATCAAGGGCATCAGTCAGGTTTATGATGCGATGAATCAAGGCATCCGCCTCCTGTCGCCCTGCTTTCTTTTCTACATTCTCGTGATGCAGCTCTATACATCCATCCTCTATGTAATGGAGTAA
- a CDS encoding Na+/H+ antiporter NhaC family protein, which produces MSNKKGLLALSPLFLLIVLIVAFTVYSVDSSHQDTSLSLTVAFMISSIYAVAISGGMPVRKRVDTYSKGAGANNLMLMLWIYVLAGSFAASAKAMGAVDATVNLALSILPASMILPGLFLAACFISVSIGTSVGTVVALVPIAAGLAHSMDANVGMMTAIIVGGAYFGDNLSFISDTTVVATQTQNCKMSDKFKVNSMIVVPAAVLVLIAYSVMGVGLQAPTHINEVEYMKVLPYLTVLVTAIAGMNVMAVLTLGTLLCGAIGIGSHLLGASGSYDLFGWFSAMGNGIIGMGELIIIAMMAGGMLEIIRENGGIDFIINKITAHVNSKRGAELSIAALVSMVNICTANNTVAILTVGNISKKIGDRFGVDNRKAASILDTFSCMVQGLIPYGVQMLLAAGLANLSPMDILPYLYYPLAIGVAALLAILLRYPKRYS; this is translated from the coding sequence ATGAGTAATAAAAAAGGTTTGCTGGCGTTGTCGCCATTATTTTTGCTGATTGTCCTCATCGTGGCTTTTACCGTATATTCGGTAGACAGCAGCCATCAGGACACCAGCCTCTCGCTCACAGTAGCGTTCATGATTTCGAGCATTTATGCCGTGGCTATTTCCGGCGGAATGCCTGTCAGGAAACGAGTGGATACATACAGCAAGGGTGCCGGCGCCAACAACCTGATGCTCATGCTCTGGATTTACGTGCTGGCTGGCTCGTTTGCCGCATCAGCCAAGGCGATGGGAGCCGTTGATGCAACCGTCAACCTGGCGCTCAGCATCCTGCCAGCCAGCATGATTCTGCCAGGACTCTTCCTGGCTGCCTGCTTTATCTCCGTATCTATCGGAACAAGTGTGGGAACCGTAGTGGCTCTGGTTCCGATAGCCGCCGGACTGGCCCACTCGATGGATGCTAACGTAGGCATGATGACCGCCATCATCGTAGGTGGCGCTTATTTCGGCGACAACCTCTCGTTCATCTCCGATACGACGGTTGTTGCTACGCAGACGCAGAACTGCAAGATGAGCGATAAGTTCAAGGTCAACTCCATGATTGTGGTTCCGGCCGCCGTACTCGTACTCATCGCCTATTCTGTCATGGGAGTCGGTCTTCAGGCCCCAACCCATATCAACGAGGTAGAATACATGAAAGTATTGCCTTACCTCACCGTCCTCGTTACCGCTATTGCCGGCATGAATGTAATGGCTGTTCTCACCCTGGGCACCCTACTCTGTGGCGCCATCGGCATAGGCAGTCATCTTCTGGGTGCCTCCGGAAGCTACGATCTCTTTGGCTGGTTCTCAGCCATGGGCAACGGCATTATCGGCATGGGCGAACTCATTATCATCGCCATGATGGCAGGTGGTATGCTCGAAATCATCCGCGAAAACGGCGGAATCGATTTCATCATCAACAAGATTACAGCCCACGTAAACAGCAAGCGTGGAGCCGAACTTTCTATCGCCGCCCTCGTTTCGATGGTAAACATCTGTACGGCAAATAATACGGTAGCGATTCTGACAGTAGGAAATATTTCGAAAAAGATAGGCGACCGGTTTGGCGTAGACAACCGCAAGGCAGCCAGCATTCTAGACACCTTCTCATGCATGGTTCAGGGATTGATTCCTTATGGCGTGCAGATGCTCCTGGCAGCCGGTCTGGCCAATCTCAGTCCGATGGACATTCTTCCTTATCTCTACTATCCGCTGGCGATAGGTGTGGCAGCCCTGCTGGCCATCCTCTTGCGCTATCCTAAGAGATACAGTTAG
- a CDS encoding bifunctional 4-hydroxy-2-oxoglutarate aldolase/2-dehydro-3-deoxy-phosphogluconate aldolase: MAKFSKMQVMAAMKETGMVPVFFNKDVEICKNVIKACYEGGVRVFEFTNRGDFAHEIFGELVKWADKACPEMILGAGTVVDAGTASLYLQLGANFIVGPNFNPDIAPVCNRRLVPYSPGCGSVTEINNAQAAGCDVTKVFPAGNVGGPSFVKNVMAPLRWSNIMVTGAVEPTEENLTPWIKAGVLCVGMGSKLFPKETVAAGDWAAITAKCQEALGYIAKARA, encoded by the coding sequence ATGGCAAAGTTTAGCAAAATGCAGGTTATGGCAGCCATGAAAGAGACTGGTATGGTACCTGTTTTCTTCAATAAGGATGTTGAAATCTGCAAGAACGTCATCAAGGCTTGTTACGAGGGTGGCGTACGTGTTTTCGAGTTTACTAACCGTGGTGACTTCGCTCACGAGATTTTCGGAGAGTTGGTAAAGTGGGCCGACAAGGCTTGCCCTGAGATGATTCTGGGTGCAGGTACAGTTGTTGATGCCGGTACAGCTTCTCTGTATCTCCAGCTCGGCGCTAACTTCATCGTAGGTCCTAACTTCAACCCAGATATTGCTCCAGTTTGCAACCGTCGTCTGGTTCCTTATTCACCAGGTTGCGGTTCTGTAACTGAAATCAATAATGCTCAGGCTGCCGGTTGCGACGTAACCAAGGTATTCCCAGCAGGTAACGTAGGCGGTCCTTCATTCGTCAAGAACGTAATGGCACCTTTGCGTTGGAGCAACATCATGGTAACAGGTGCCGTAGAGCCAACAGAGGAGAATCTTACTCCTTGGATCAAGGCTGGCGTTCTCTGCGTAGGTATGGGTTCTAAGCTCTTCCCTAAGGAGACTGTTGCTGCTGGCGACTGGGCTGCCATCACAGCCAAGTGTCAGGAGGCTCTCGGTTACATCGCGAAGGCTCGCGCTTAA
- a CDS encoding DUF5932 domain-containing protein, protein MENFKVIIVEDVPLELKGTEGIFKNDIPEAEIIGTAESEIAYWKLIKQQLPDLVLLDLGLGGSTTVGVEICRQTKEQYPDVKVLIFTGEILNEKLWVDVLDAGCDGIILKSGELLTRGDVASCMGGKKLVFNQPILQKIVDRFKRSVNSQLMRQEALVNYEIDEYDERFLRHLALGYTKEQITNLRGMPFGVKSLEKRQAELVQKLFPDGNHGMGINATRLVVKACELRILDIDHLQADEE, encoded by the coding sequence ATGGAAAATTTTAAAGTCATCATAGTAGAAGACGTGCCCCTGGAACTGAAGGGCACAGAGGGTATCTTCAAGAATGATATTCCAGAGGCTGAAATCATCGGTACTGCCGAGAGCGAAATAGCCTATTGGAAACTCATCAAGCAGCAGTTGCCCGATCTGGTTCTGCTCGACCTCGGACTGGGCGGTTCCACCACGGTAGGCGTAGAAATCTGCCGCCAGACCAAGGAGCAGTATCCTGACGTGAAGGTGCTCATCTTTACAGGAGAAATTCTGAACGAAAAACTCTGGGTAGATGTGCTCGATGCGGGCTGCGACGGCATCATTCTGAAGAGTGGCGAACTCCTTACGCGTGGCGATGTGGCGAGCTGCATGGGAGGTAAGAAACTGGTGTTCAACCAGCCTATCCTTCAGAAGATAGTAGACCGTTTCAAGCGGAGCGTAAACAGCCAGCTGATGCGTCAGGAGGCTCTGGTGAATTATGAGATTGATGAGTATGACGAGCGTTTCCTGCGCCATCTTGCGCTGGGCTATACCAAGGAGCAGATTACCAACCTGCGCGGAATGCCTTTCGGCGTAAAGAGTCTGGAGAAGCGACAGGCAGAACTGGTTCAGAAACTCTTCCCTGACGGCAACCACGGCATGGGCATCAACGCCACCCGCCTGGTGGTAAAAGCCTGCGAGCTCCGCATCCTCGATATCGACCATCTGCAGGCAGATGAAGAATAA
- a CDS encoding sugar kinase, whose amino-acid sequence MAKIVTLGEIMLRLSPEGNDRFIQSESLRIIPGGGEANVAVSLANYGHDAYFVSKLPKHEIGQIAVNGLRRYGVNTEFIARGGDRVGLYYAETGASMRPSKVIYDRAHSAIAEADPSDFDFDKIMEGAQWFHWSGITPAISDKAAELTKLACEAAKRHGVTVSVDLNFRKKLWTSEKAISVMRPLMKYVDVCIGNEEDAQLCLGFKPDADVEGGKTDAEGYYGIFKGMMKEFGFKYVVSTLRESLSATHNGWKALIYDGKEFYQSKHYDINPIIDRVGGGDSFSGGLIHGLLTKETQGEALEFAVAASALKHTIPGDFNLVSADEVESLAGGNANGRVQR is encoded by the coding sequence ATGGCAAAAATTGTAACATTAGGTGAGATCATGCTTCGTTTATCACCAGAAGGCAATGATCGTTTCATTCAGAGTGAATCACTTCGCATCATCCCTGGTGGTGGTGAGGCTAACGTAGCTGTAAGCTTGGCTAACTATGGTCATGATGCTTACTTCGTATCTAAGCTCCCTAAGCACGAGATCGGTCAGATTGCTGTCAACGGTCTCCGTCGTTACGGCGTTAACACAGAGTTCATCGCTCGTGGTGGCGACCGCGTAGGTCTCTACTATGCCGAGACTGGTGCTTCTATGCGCCCATCCAAGGTAATCTACGACCGTGCACACAGCGCAATTGCTGAGGCTGACCCATCTGATTTCGATTTCGACAAGATTATGGAGGGTGCCCAATGGTTCCATTGGAGCGGTATTACTCCAGCTATTAGCGACAAGGCTGCTGAACTTACCAAGTTGGCTTGTGAGGCTGCTAAGCGTCACGGCGTAACTGTTTCTGTTGACCTCAACTTCCGAAAGAAGCTCTGGACTTCTGAGAAGGCTATCTCTGTTATGCGTCCTCTGATGAAGTATGTTGATGTTTGTATCGGTAATGAGGAAGATGCTCAGCTCTGCCTGGGCTTCAAGCCAGACGCAGATGTAGAGGGCGGTAAGACTGATGCTGAGGGTTACTACGGAATCTTCAAGGGCATGATGAAGGAGTTCGGATTCAAGTATGTTGTTTCTACTCTCCGCGAATCTCTCTCTGCTACACACAACGGCTGGAAGGCTCTTATCTATGATGGTAAGGAGTTCTATCAGAGCAAGCACTACGACATCAACCCTATCATCGACCGCGTTGGTGGTGGCGACTCTTTCTCTGGTGGTCTGATCCACGGTCTTCTTACTAAGGAGACTCAGGGCGAGGCTCTTGAGTTTGCGGTAGCTGCTTCTGCTTTGAAGCATACTATCCCTGGCGACTTCAACCTGGTATCTGCTGACGAGGTAGAGAGCCTGGCTGGCGGTAACGCTAATGGTCGAGTTCAGAGATAA
- a CDS encoding sensor histidine kinase, translated as MSPSSILVVAAFFLSACSPANKARVDELNEQSYAYHYRNLDSTKVLAERALKLSEDYPSGRAEAYNNLAFVCIAKMDYKGAKGWLKKIEEESDNQIELAIADVQNMRLCQRESHNKDFYAYREKAMRRLRRIREEVNSMPPRESKRVIYAKSEFYIVAATYFYYVGLDEPMFQELNRLDPDELEQDSAQYLNYLYNIGSGGAIVKGTENEINQAEFDRLISCYMLASDPAHPYPYWQANALQSISEHLRKGEVSEFLIRNNLPAFQYLNIEQMPNNLLAGNFAQRALNLFSSYGDVYQTAGANRTLAECFWDIHDYSSALDCLNHALNDNKAIEQAPDLVASIRERLCLVYSAIDDKQQSDYNRNIYLDLQDRSRQDRQLEARAAALDENAQQLNLMIAAVVAMIVLVVVLLYVFDRMKRKKMKNQSMDELLAPLREWSENNTRKINELKDKQEEVQDELNVTRLHIEENKKRNLEQRAKISLVNSITPFIDRMIHEVNRLSEGGESDEVRQERYQYIAELTDKINQYNNVLTEWIQMRQGSLSLRIESFPLQQLFDIVSKGKMSFQMQGVKLDVEPTDAVVKADRILTLFMINTIADNARKFTPEGGKVTISAKVSDFVEISISDTGKGMDEEQLAHVFDRTYTGGHGFGLLNCKGIIEKYKKVSSLFAGCQIKAESKLGEGSRFSFRLPKGIARRTHQLLGIFIMLFVLLSAAVQPCEAKKANDIRQRHNHHKTNVDANLQRADDFADSAYFSNINGTYQRTLAFADSSRHYLNAFYLSKYPDGKYLMVAHPEVGMAAELSWMREGLRTNYHVILDLRNECAVAALALHQWSLYQSNNKVYTQLFREISADNTLDNYVHTMQQSENSKTVAVVLLILLLLQLPLAYYLLYYRHVLSYRFAMIEQTKAKRTDEAEQESLKLELMTDELHRAEYENDKLHISNSVLDNCLSTLKHETMYYPSRIRQLIDSQPDDVDSLKELVAYYKSLYSLLSAQAMEQVEGNIKADDFLNRYLVSLMRGNSKDYHTGVAEIPGSAYVRYWIDQQDVAYDAALHAQLFTPLTGDLRYLLCRQIVRELGEITNLRGCGIKACQGDKGCLRIEAVLPARIKWKSLKS; from the coding sequence ATGTCGCCATCATCAATTCTGGTGGTGGCGGCATTTTTTCTTTCAGCTTGTTCTCCTGCGAATAAGGCAAGGGTAGATGAGCTGAACGAGCAATCCTATGCTTATCATTATCGCAATCTCGATTCTACTAAAGTGCTGGCTGAGAGGGCTTTGAAGCTTTCAGAAGATTATCCCTCAGGTCGTGCAGAAGCCTATAACAACCTTGCCTTCGTATGTATAGCCAAGATGGATTACAAGGGAGCCAAGGGATGGCTGAAGAAGATTGAAGAGGAGAGCGATAACCAGATAGAACTCGCTATTGCCGATGTTCAGAACATGCGACTCTGCCAGAGAGAATCGCACAACAAAGATTTTTATGCTTATCGCGAAAAGGCGATGAGGCGTTTGCGCAGAATTCGCGAAGAGGTGAATTCCATGCCCCCGAGAGAAAGCAAACGCGTGATTTATGCGAAATCTGAATTCTATATTGTGGCCGCCACCTATTTTTATTATGTGGGCTTAGACGAGCCGATGTTTCAGGAGCTTAACCGTCTGGACCCAGATGAGCTGGAACAGGATTCGGCACAATATCTCAACTATCTTTATAATATAGGTTCGGGCGGAGCTATCGTCAAGGGAACCGAAAACGAAATCAATCAGGCGGAATTCGACCGGCTGATCAGCTGCTACATGTTGGCTAGCGACCCTGCCCATCCTTATCCTTACTGGCAGGCTAACGCCCTGCAGTCTATTAGCGAGCACCTCAGAAAAGGAGAGGTGAGCGAATTCCTCATACGCAACAACCTGCCTGCCTTCCAGTATCTCAACATCGAGCAGATGCCGAACAATCTGCTGGCAGGCAACTTTGCCCAGCGTGCCCTCAACCTCTTTTCGAGCTACGGAGATGTTTATCAGACTGCCGGAGCCAACCGTACGCTGGCTGAATGTTTCTGGGATATCCATGATTATTCTTCGGCGCTCGACTGCCTGAATCATGCCCTGAACGACAACAAGGCCATCGAGCAGGCACCCGACCTCGTAGCGTCGATACGTGAAAGACTCTGCCTGGTTTATTCGGCTATAGATGATAAGCAGCAGAGCGATTACAACCGCAATATCTATCTGGATTTGCAGGACCGTTCGCGACAGGACCGCCAGCTGGAGGCACGTGCCGCGGCACTCGACGAGAACGCCCAGCAGCTCAACCTGATGATTGCTGCCGTGGTGGCGATGATTGTGCTCGTGGTGGTTCTGCTCTACGTATTCGACCGCATGAAACGCAAGAAGATGAAGAACCAGTCGATGGATGAACTGCTTGCACCTTTGCGTGAGTGGAGCGAGAATAACACTAGGAAAATCAACGAATTAAAAGATAAGCAGGAGGAGGTTCAGGATGAACTGAACGTAACCCGACTGCATATCGAAGAAAACAAGAAACGCAATCTGGAACAAAGGGCTAAGATTTCGCTCGTAAACAGCATTACGCCTTTCATCGACCGCATGATTCACGAGGTAAACCGACTCTCCGAAGGGGGCGAAAGCGATGAGGTGCGGCAGGAACGTTACCAGTATATCGCCGAACTCACAGATAAGATTAACCAATATAACAACGTGCTTACGGAGTGGATTCAGATGCGCCAGGGCTCACTCAGCCTGCGTATCGAAAGTTTCCCGCTCCAGCAGCTTTTCGATATTGTAAGCAAGGGCAAGATGAGCTTCCAGATGCAGGGCGTGAAACTCGATGTAGAACCTACAGATGCCGTGGTCAAGGCCGACCGCATCCTTACGCTCTTCATGATCAATACCATAGCCGATAATGCCCGCAAGTTTACACCCGAAGGCGGAAAGGTAACCATTAGCGCCAAGGTTTCTGACTTCGTGGAAATCAGCATCTCAGATACCGGAAAGGGTATGGACGAGGAGCAGCTGGCGCATGTTTTCGACCGGACCTATACGGGCGGTCACGGCTTCGGACTGCTCAACTGTAAGGGCATCATAGAGAAATATAAGAAGGTGAGTTCGCTCTTTGCCGGCTGCCAGATCAAGGCAGAAAGCAAGTTGGGCGAGGGGAGCCGCTTCAGTTTCCGTCTGCCTAAGGGCATCGCCCGCCGAACCCATCAGTTGTTGGGCATCTTCATCATGCTCTTCGTGCTGCTGTCGGCTGCGGTCCAGCCTTGCGAGGCTAAGAAGGCAAACGACATCCGCCAGCGCCACAATCATCACAAGACGAACGTAGATGCCAATCTCCAGCGTGCCGACGATTTTGCAGATAGTGCCTACTTCAGCAATATCAACGGCACCTACCAGCGCACCCTGGCCTTTGCCGATTCTTCGCGCCATTATCTCAACGCGTTCTATCTGTCGAAATATCCCGACGGCAAGTATCTCATGGTGGCTCATCCGGAGGTGGGAATGGCGGCAGAACTCTCCTGGATGCGCGAAGGGCTTAGAACCAATTATCACGTCATCCTGGACCTGAGAAACGAGTGTGCCGTGGCTGCCCTGGCGTTGCACCAATGGTCGCTCTACCAGAGCAACAACAAGGTTTATACCCAGCTGTTCCGCGAGATAAGTGCCGATAATACGCTCGATAATTACGTGCACACGATGCAGCAGAGCGAGAACTCGAAGACCGTGGCCGTGGTGCTGCTCATCCTGTTGCTGCTGCAGTTGCCGCTGGCTTATTATCTGCTCTATTACCGCCACGTGCTGAGCTACCGGTTTGCCATGATTGAGCAGACCAAGGCTAAGCGGACCGACGAGGCTGAGCAGGAATCCCTGAAACTGGAGCTGATGACCGATGAGCTGCATAGGGCTGAATATGAGAATGATAAGCTTCATATCTCCAATTCTGTGCTCGACAACTGTCTGTCTACGCTCAAGCACGAAACGATGTATTATCCGTCGCGCATCCGCCAGCTTATCGATTCGCAGCCCGATGATGTAGATTCGCTCAAGGAACTGGTAGCTTATTATAAATCGCTCTATTCTCTGCTCAGCGCCCAGGCGATGGAGCAGGTAGAAGGCAACATCAAGGCAGATGATTTCCTGAACCGCTATCTTGTTTCTCTGATGCGCGGCAATTCCAAGGATTACCATACCGGAGTGGCTGAGATTCCGGGTTCTGCCTACGTGAGATATTGGATTGACCAGCAGGATGTGGCCTATGATGCTGCGCTCCATGCCCAGCTCTTCACCCCTCTGACGGGCGATTTGCGCTATCTCCTGTGCCGGCAGATTGTGAGGGAACTGGGCGAGATTACCAATCTGCGCGGCTGCGGCATCAAGGCTTGCCAGGGCGATAAGGGTTGCCTCAGGATAGAGGCCGTGCTGCCGGCACGCATCAAATGGAAAAGTTTAAAATCATAA
- a CDS encoding UxaA family hydrolase has protein sequence MEQSSFIKINPADSVVVCLRPMKKGETIEVDGKTITLLQDTPAGHKVLINDAAEGTDILKYGYPIGHAKTGLKAGEWVNENNLKTNLAGTLEYTYNPVNEQLNIAKENRTFMGYVRKNGEVGVRNEVWVVPTVGCVNGVAEKLVELLKKETGCEGIDAIHAWHHNFGCSQLSGDHENTRKVLRDICLHPNAGAVLVLSLGCENNQPDDFMKMLGDYDHDRIKLLVTQKVEGDELEEGMKILRNLYALAKEDKREEVPVSKLRVGLKCGGSDGFSGITANPLVGEFSDWLVAQGGTSILTEVPEMFGAETILMNRCENKELFDKTVHLINDFKEYFLSHGEPVGENPSPGNKAGGISTLEDKALGCTQKCGRAPVSGVLQYGDRLETTGLNLLSAPGNDLVAATALASAGCQLVLFTTGRGTPFGTFVPTMKISTNSNLAKNKPNWIDFNAGALVEGVEMKDLVSKFIDKIIAVASGEEARNEYNGYREISIFKNGVTL, from the coding sequence ATGGAACAATCAAGTTTTATCAAGATTAACCCTGCCGACTCGGTAGTGGTTTGCTTGCGCCCTATGAAGAAGGGTGAAACGATTGAAGTAGATGGTAAGACCATCACATTATTGCAGGATACACCTGCAGGACACAAGGTGCTCATCAACGATGCAGCCGAGGGTACAGATATCCTGAAGTATGGCTACCCTATCGGTCATGCAAAGACCGGTCTCAAGGCGGGCGAATGGGTTAACGAGAACAACCTCAAGACCAATCTTGCCGGTACGCTCGAATATACCTACAACCCGGTTAACGAGCAGCTTAACATCGCTAAGGAAAACCGCACCTTCATGGGCTACGTTCGCAAGAATGGCGAAGTAGGCGTAAGAAACGAAGTATGGGTAGTTCCTACCGTGGGCTGCGTTAACGGCGTGGCTGAGAAACTGGTAGAACTCCTCAAGAAAGAAACAGGCTGCGAAGGCATCGACGCCATCCATGCATGGCACCACAACTTCGGTTGTTCACAGCTCTCGGGCGACCATGAGAATACCCGCAAGGTGCTTCGCGATATCTGTCTGCATCCAAACGCAGGTGCCGTGCTCGTTCTCTCGCTCGGCTGCGAGAACAACCAGCCAGATGATTTCATGAAGATGCTCGGCGACTATGATCACGACCGCATCAAACTTCTTGTAACACAGAAGGTTGAAGGCGACGAACTCGAGGAAGGCATGAAGATTCTGCGCAACCTCTATGCCCTGGCTAAGGAAGACAAGCGCGAGGAAGTTCCGGTAAGCAAACTGCGCGTAGGTTTGAAGTGTGGCGGTTCTGACGGCTTCAGCGGAATTACAGCCAACCCATTGGTAGGTGAATTTAGCGACTGGCTCGTAGCTCAGGGCGGTACAAGCATCCTGACAGAGGTACCGGAAATGTTTGGCGCAGAAACCATTCTGATGAACCGTTGCGAAAATAAGGAACTCTTCGACAAGACCGTTCACCTGATTAACGACTTCAAGGAGTACTTCTTGAGCCATGGTGAACCGGTTGGCGAGAACCCTTCTCCAGGTAACAAGGCAGGTGGTATCTCAACCCTCGAAGATAAGGCTTTGGGTTGCACCCAGAAGTGCGGCCGTGCTCCGGTAAGCGGCGTGCTCCAATATGGCGACCGTCTGGAGACAACCGGTTTGAACCTGCTTTCAGCTCCAGGTAACGACCTTGTAGCAGCCACAGCTCTGGCTTCAGCAGGTTGCCAGCTCGTTCTCTTCACCACAGGTCGCGGAACCCCATTCGGAACCTTTGTGCCAACGATGAAGATTTCTACCAACAGCAATCTGGCAAAGAACAAGCCAAACTGGATTGACTTCAACGCCGGCGCTCTGGTAGAAGGTGTAGAAATGAAAGACTTGGTAAGCAAGTTTATTGATAAGATTATAGCCGTAGCAAGTGGCGAGGAGGCTCGCAACGAGTATAATGGCTATCGTGAAATCTCCATCTTCAAGAATGGAGTAACTCTTTAA
- a CDS encoding LacI family DNA-binding transcriptional regulator, protein MAEKIRIKDIAERAGVSVGTVDRVLHDRPNVSKPARDKVEKALKEMNYQPNVYASALAYNKSYTFYLLIPKHESEAYWEEIEEGAKKCEDTRRDFHIDVAIRFYERSSEESFREEGNKILEASPEGVIVVPSSLDVTREFTEALHHKSIPFILLDSYMPDLRPLSFFGQDSFCSGFFAAKMLMMLAAKEDEILLMRQTKDGRVVSKQQDNREVGFRHYMHDHFPNVKITLLDLPLSGTRAEFVKMLEKFFAVHPNIHHCITMTSKAHIVGDFLLKTNRRDVQIMGYDMVEKNARCLREGSISFLIAQHAYMQGYSCVDTLFQAIVLKKKVTPVNYMPIELLMKENVDFYRRTQL, encoded by the coding sequence ATGGCCGAAAAAATCAGAATCAAGGATATTGCCGAGAGAGCTGGCGTATCCGTTGGAACCGTAGACCGAGTTCTGCACGACCGTCCAAACGTGTCGAAACCTGCACGCGACAAGGTCGAGAAAGCCCTCAAGGAAATGAATTATCAGCCTAATGTGTACGCCAGCGCTCTGGCTTACAACAAATCCTATACCTTCTACCTGCTGATTCCGAAACATGAATCGGAGGCTTACTGGGAGGAAATAGAGGAAGGCGCAAAAAAATGTGAAGATACCCGACGTGACTTCCATATCGATGTAGCGATTCGTTTCTATGAGCGTTCCAGCGAGGAATCGTTCCGCGAAGAAGGCAACAAGATTCTTGAGGCCAGTCCGGAAGGAGTCATCGTGGTGCCTTCATCGCTCGATGTGACCCGCGAGTTTACCGAGGCGTTGCATCACAAAAGCATCCCGTTCATCCTGCTCGACTCCTACATGCCCGATCTGCGTCCGCTCTCTTTCTTCGGCCAGGATTCGTTCTGTTCCGGTTTCTTCGCAGCCAAGATGCTGATGATGCTTGCAGCAAAGGAAGATGAAATCCTGCTCATGAGGCAGACCAAAGACGGAAGAGTGGTCAGCAAGCAGCAGGATAACCGAGAGGTAGGATTCCGCCATTACATGCACGACCACTTCCCTAACGTGAAGATTACCTTGCTCGACCTGCCGTTGAGCGGCACACGTGCAGAATTCGTCAAAATGCTGGAGAAGTTCTTTGCCGTGCATCCGAACATCCACCATTGCATCACCATGACTTCGAAGGCGCACATCGTGGGCGACTTCCTGCTGAAGACCAACCGCCGCGACGTTCAGATCATGGGCTATGATATGGTAGAGAAAAACGCCCGCTGTCTGCGCGAAGGAAGCATTTCCTTCCTCATCGCCCAGCACGCCTACATGCAGGGTTACTCCTGCGTAGACACGCTCTTCCAGGCCATCGTGCTGAAGAAGAAAGTTACGCCGGTAAACTATATGCCTATCGAGCTGCTGATGAAGGAAAACGTAGATTTCTATCGCAGAACCCAGCTCTAA